A region of Chitinophaga horti DNA encodes the following proteins:
- a CDS encoding hydroxymethylglutaryl-CoA lyase: MTQQAVKLIECPRDAMQGWHHQVPTEQKIAYINALLKVGFDTIDFGSFVSPKAIPQMADTREVLEGLDLSSTQSNLLAIVANLRGAEDAVAVSKDRIRYLGFPFSISETFQLRNTNKTIAESLDEVQAIQELCIKNDMQLVVYISMGFGNPYGDAYNPEVALRWVDELAGMDIQTISLADTVGVAEPDTIKYLFSTLIPAYPSVDFGAHFHSAPHNWEEKISAAFNQGCRRFDSTIKGIGGCPMAKDELVGNIATENLLQFLSFKVDTDALREAQQLANAVFI; the protein is encoded by the coding sequence ATGACGCAACAGGCTGTAAAACTAATTGAATGCCCCCGCGACGCGATGCAGGGCTGGCATCACCAGGTACCTACGGAACAAAAGATCGCTTACATCAACGCACTGTTGAAGGTAGGCTTCGATACCATCGACTTCGGCAGCTTCGTGTCGCCAAAAGCCATTCCTCAAATGGCCGATACGCGTGAAGTGCTCGAAGGACTGGACCTTTCCTCTACCCAAAGCAACTTGCTGGCCATCGTAGCTAACTTGCGCGGGGCGGAAGATGCGGTGGCGGTGAGTAAGGATCGCATCCGGTACCTGGGATTTCCTTTTTCTATCTCCGAAACGTTTCAACTCCGCAACACCAATAAAACCATCGCCGAGTCGCTGGACGAGGTGCAGGCCATACAGGAATTGTGTATCAAAAATGATATGCAGCTGGTGGTCTATATTTCCATGGGCTTCGGCAATCCGTACGGCGATGCCTATAACCCCGAAGTCGCGCTGCGCTGGGTAGACGAGCTGGCAGGTATGGACATTCAAACGATTTCGCTGGCCGATACCGTAGGCGTGGCGGAGCCGGATACGATCAAATACCTCTTTTCTACCCTGATACCAGCCTACCCTTCGGTCGACTTCGGCGCCCATTTTCATTCTGCTCCGCATAATTGGGAGGAGAAGATCAGTGCTGCCTTTAACCAGGGGTGCCGGCGGTTCGACAGTACCATAAAAGGCATCGGCGGTTGTCCCATGGCGAAAGATGAACTGGTGGGCAATATCGCGACCGAAAACCTGCTGCAATTTTTATCTTTTAAGGTGGATACGGATGCCTTACGCGAGGCGCAACAGTTAGCCAACGCCGTATTCATCTAA
- a CDS encoding EamA family transporter — protein sequence MKQRSNATAYLALVLVSVFWGTTYLAARIGVQHMHGISLAGIRQTAAGLLLTCFFLLRGYKIPDRSTLNKLFVIGTLMLCGSNGLMTWAMRYVPSGLGAIIGATVPIWITIFSFYLVARNKFSLKLILGILLGFVGVAGIFYDYLAELMKPEFRFGIILIMVACVFWALGSVLTAKWALDINPLFGAGFQMVFSGIEMLLISLMMGEHFAAASFTAELWGSLLYLIFFGSIIGYSSYIFALNRLPPSQVSVYAYINPVVALLLGWVWFRERLNWNMAIFSLVILVGVYLVNSSFNKVKSQKL from the coding sequence ATGAAACAAAGATCTAATGCCACCGCCTATCTCGCGTTGGTACTCGTAAGTGTATTTTGGGGAACAACGTACCTGGCCGCCCGTATCGGCGTACAACACATGCACGGCATATCCCTGGCCGGCATCCGGCAAACCGCAGCGGGACTGCTGCTCACCTGCTTCTTCCTGTTACGCGGTTATAAAATACCGGATAGGTCTACGCTTAACAAACTGTTCGTCATCGGTACGTTAATGCTTTGCGGCAGTAATGGTTTGATGACCTGGGCCATGCGTTATGTGCCCAGCGGACTCGGAGCGATCATCGGCGCCACGGTACCTATCTGGATCACGATCTTCAGTTTTTACCTGGTGGCGCGTAATAAGTTCTCATTGAAGCTGATCCTCGGTATACTACTCGGTTTTGTAGGCGTGGCGGGCATCTTTTACGATTACCTGGCCGAGCTGATGAAGCCGGAGTTCCGGTTCGGTATCATACTGATCATGGTGGCCTGCGTATTCTGGGCGTTAGGTTCGGTGCTCACGGCCAAGTGGGCGCTGGATATCAATCCTTTGTTCGGCGCAGGCTTCCAGATGGTGTTTAGTGGTATTGAAATGTTATTGATCTCTTTGATGATGGGCGAACACTTTGCCGCGGCCAGCTTTACGGCGGAATTGTGGGGAAGCCTGTTGTACCTCATCTTCTTTGGATCGATCATCGGCTATTCGTCGTACATATTTGCATTGAACCGCCTGCCGCCATCACAGGTGTCGGTATACGCATACATTAACCCAGTAGTGGCCCTGCTGCTCGGCTGGGTATGGTTCCGCGAGCGGTTAAACTGGAATATGGCGATCTTCAGCCTGGTGATATTAGTAGGCGTTTACCTGGTCAACAGTTCATTTAATAAAGTTAAATCCCAAAAATTATGA
- a CDS encoding PLP-dependent aminotransferase family protein, which produces MADHLYQQVADRIEQLIEKEVIKIGDKLPSVRTLSKEQGISLSTAFQAYYHLERKGLIEPRPKSGYYARFSPRKLPDMPKICAPVKKVADVSVSEMITQVFYDMPDDRILRFSLAAPPDSILPGARLSKAMIHAIRTLPAAGLNYESLQGNIDLRRQIARTSIHWGGTLSEDDVVTTTGCMDALTLCLSAVTSPGDVIALESPAYCGAFQLAESLGLKVLEVPTNPVCGVDLKYLEQAIPRFKIKACLFVTNFNNPLGSLMPDENKRELVRIINKYDIALIEDDIYGDLYFGKQRPTTCKTYDTRGNVLLCNSFSKSLAPGYRVGWTVPGRFKEKVLRLKLNHSISSATLPQAAVAHFLENGRYEHHLRKMRKALHMQCLRYTQAITEYFPEDTCVTRPQGGFVLWLELNPRVNTFELYELALKRKISIAPGRIFTLQERYANCLRISYAMPWSKKIDDGLKTVGKLVTSMLKEAEGAN; this is translated from the coding sequence ATGGCAGATCATCTTTACCAGCAGGTGGCAGACCGCATCGAACAGCTGATCGAAAAAGAAGTTATCAAGATAGGCGACAAGCTGCCATCCGTACGAACCCTTAGCAAAGAACAAGGTATTAGTCTGAGTACCGCCTTCCAGGCGTATTATCACCTGGAGCGTAAAGGACTGATAGAACCCCGTCCCAAATCGGGTTACTACGCACGCTTTTCACCGCGTAAATTACCTGACATGCCCAAGATTTGCGCACCGGTTAAAAAGGTGGCAGATGTAAGTGTGAGTGAGATGATTACCCAGGTGTTTTACGACATGCCCGACGATCGCATCCTGCGGTTTTCACTGGCGGCACCGCCGGATAGCATCCTGCCCGGCGCAAGGCTCAGCAAAGCGATGATACACGCCATCCGCACACTACCCGCAGCCGGACTTAATTACGAAAGTCTGCAGGGCAACATCGATTTGCGCAGGCAGATCGCGCGTACGAGCATTCACTGGGGCGGCACCCTGTCGGAAGACGATGTAGTGACCACTACCGGCTGCATGGATGCGCTTACGTTGTGCCTGTCTGCGGTTACTTCGCCCGGCGATGTGATTGCGCTGGAAAGTCCGGCTTACTGCGGCGCGTTCCAATTAGCGGAAAGTCTTGGCTTAAAAGTATTGGAAGTACCGACAAACCCGGTTTGCGGTGTAGACCTCAAATACCTTGAACAGGCCATTCCCCGATTTAAGATCAAAGCCTGCCTGTTCGTCACAAACTTCAACAACCCGTTAGGGTCGCTCATGCCCGATGAGAATAAACGGGAGTTGGTGCGCATCATTAATAAATATGATATCGCACTGATAGAAGACGATATTTACGGGGACCTCTACTTTGGCAAACAACGTCCTACAACCTGTAAGACATACGACACCCGGGGTAACGTGTTACTCTGTAACTCTTTCTCTAAATCACTGGCCCCCGGTTATCGCGTGGGATGGACAGTGCCCGGCCGGTTCAAAGAGAAAGTACTGCGTCTTAAGCTGAATCACTCTATTTCTTCTGCCACCCTTCCGCAGGCGGCAGTAGCGCACTTCCTGGAGAATGGGCGGTACGAGCATCACCTGCGTAAAATGCGCAAGGCGTTACACATGCAATGCCTTCGTTACACGCAGGCCATCACCGAATACTTTCCTGAAGATACCTGTGTAACCAGGCCGCAAGGCGGCTTCGTACTGTGGCTGGAACTGAACCCGCGTGTGAATACGTTCGAGTTGTACGAACTGGCACTTAAACGTAAGATCAGCATTGCACCGGGCCGCATCTTCACTTTGCAGGAGCGGTACGCAAACTGCCTACGCATCAGTTACGCTATGCCGTGGAGTAAAAAGATCGACGATGGGTTGAAGACCGTAGGTAAATTGGTAACGAGTATGTTGAAAGAAGCGGAAGGAGCGAATTAG
- a CDS encoding methylated-DNA--[protein]-cysteine S-methyltransferase, with amino-acid sequence MQPSISGAPFTEAECLLYIDTPLGPLEIKGNGQFISGVNFREQAGVSSEDVPPLLRECARQLREYFAGERLDFDLPLSQKGTDFQLGVWQKLCDIPYANTISYQQLANRINNPKSIRAVGTTNGRNQISIIVPCHRVIGSNGTLTGYAGGLWRKKWLLEHENKVKHGSQTLF; translated from the coding sequence ATGCAACCTTCTATCTCTGGCGCTCCCTTTACAGAAGCTGAGTGCCTGCTTTATATCGATACGCCGCTTGGCCCGCTGGAAATAAAAGGAAACGGTCAGTTTATCAGCGGGGTTAACTTCCGTGAACAGGCGGGCGTTTCAAGCGAAGATGTGCCGCCGTTGTTACGGGAATGTGCGCGGCAGTTGAGGGAATACTTTGCGGGCGAACGGCTCGACTTCGATTTGCCGCTTTCGCAGAAGGGCACTGACTTCCAGCTGGGCGTGTGGCAGAAGTTATGCGATATTCCATATGCTAATACTATCAGTTACCAGCAATTGGCCAACCGGATCAATAATCCTAAAAGCATCAGGGCGGTAGGTACGACGAACGGACGTAACCAGATCAGCATTATTGTGCCCTGCCACCGGGTTATCGGTAGCAATGGAACGCTTACAGGCTATGCTGGTGGCCTCTGGCGGAAGAAGTGGCTGCTGGAACATGAGAACAAAGTGAAGCACGGGTCGCAAACCCTTTTTTAA
- a CDS encoding DNA-3-methyladenine glycosylase family protein: MINIAVNDAGNFNFDECLLFLNRSPRECMHRVADGRLYKLFSDGGEPVLLTISYNAEQSCIQVNTSAPANEAAVIDLVTRWLHPDGDMNGFYRFASKDKVLKPLTQQYRGLRLIGIPDLFESLTWTITGQQINLAFAYTLKQRLVQAFGYETEIGGIPYYLYPPPEVLAAVPTEKLLEMQFSKGKAAYIKHVAEEMAEGRLSADILLELDYEAALQKLVCLKGIGNWSANYVLMKYARFPQALPLEDAGLHNALKTQLQLPVKPGIPEVKQFTNHWKKHAAYATFYLWRSLYRS; encoded by the coding sequence ATGATCAACATAGCTGTTAACGACGCAGGCAATTTCAACTTCGATGAATGCTTGTTGTTCCTGAACCGCTCGCCCCGGGAATGTATGCACCGCGTGGCAGACGGCCGCCTGTACAAACTGTTTTCCGATGGCGGTGAGCCGGTGTTGCTGACGATCAGTTACAACGCGGAGCAGTCATGCATCCAGGTAAATACATCTGCCCCGGCGAATGAAGCTGCTGTTATCGATCTGGTTACGCGCTGGCTGCATCCCGACGGCGATATGAACGGGTTTTACCGCTTTGCCAGTAAAGACAAGGTATTAAAACCGCTTACCCAACAATATAGAGGTCTTCGTTTGATCGGCATCCCCGATCTGTTCGAAAGCCTTACCTGGACGATCACCGGTCAGCAGATCAACCTGGCCTTTGCTTATACGTTGAAACAGCGGCTGGTACAGGCGTTTGGGTATGAAACGGAAATAGGCGGGATACCTTACTATTTGTACCCGCCACCTGAAGTACTGGCTGCTGTACCGACGGAAAAGCTACTTGAAATGCAGTTTTCAAAAGGTAAAGCGGCATACATCAAACATGTAGCAGAAGAAATGGCGGAAGGCAGATTATCTGCGGATATATTACTGGAGCTTGATTACGAAGCTGCGCTCCAAAAGTTGGTCTGCCTGAAAGGCATCGGCAATTGGTCGGCCAACTATGTATTAATGAAGTACGCCCGCTTTCCGCAGGCGTTACCATTGGAAGATGCGGGGCTGCACAACGCGCTCAAAACGCAACTGCAACTGCCGGTAAAACCTGGCATCCCCGAAGTGAAACAATTTACAAATCACTGGAAAAAACATGCTGCTTATGCAACCTTCTATCTCTGGCGCTCCCTTTACAGAAGCTGA
- a CDS encoding ABC transporter permease produces the protein MRTILVILRKEFLQVFRNKAMLPIIFVMPVIQLLVLSFAANYEVRNLRIDIVDQDRSAWSQRLRSKMLASGYFQLNGAPAHVKAAYENLERDRADVVLVIPPHFERNLVRHNEAGLQLLVNAINGSKAGLANGYATSIIRSFNQDIRLEWLALDQRNGPSRIDVSWSNWFNPGMNYKYFMVPGILVVLVTMIGAFLSGMNIVKEKEIGTIEQLNVTPIRKHHFIIGKLLPFWIIALFELALGLGLGKLIFHLPMEGSLLWIFLFAAVYLLVMLGMGLLISTFTDTQQQAMFITWFFIIIFVLMSGLFTPIESMPGWAQRITWFNPITYFVKVIRMVMLKGSGWLNIWPSLLVMGAFAVVLNAVAVWNYRKTV, from the coding sequence ATGCGTACCATACTCGTTATCCTCCGTAAAGAATTTCTGCAGGTGTTCCGTAACAAGGCCATGCTACCCATCATTTTCGTGATGCCGGTCATACAGCTGCTGGTATTGTCGTTCGCGGCCAATTACGAAGTGCGCAACCTGCGTATCGATATTGTTGACCAGGACCGGTCGGCGTGGTCGCAGCGGCTGCGTAGTAAAATGCTGGCATCGGGCTACTTTCAGCTGAACGGTGCACCAGCACATGTGAAGGCCGCTTACGAAAACCTGGAGCGCGACCGGGCAGATGTGGTGCTCGTGATTCCTCCTCATTTCGAACGTAACCTGGTAAGGCATAACGAAGCCGGCCTGCAGTTATTGGTCAACGCTATTAATGGTAGCAAGGCGGGTTTGGCCAATGGTTATGCCACCAGCATTATCCGCAGTTTTAACCAGGACATACGGCTGGAGTGGCTGGCGTTGGACCAGCGCAACGGGCCCTCACGGATTGACGTGAGCTGGTCCAACTGGTTTAACCCTGGGATGAATTACAAGTACTTTATGGTGCCGGGCATCCTGGTAGTGCTGGTTACCATGATCGGGGCATTCCTCAGCGGTATGAACATCGTGAAGGAAAAAGAAATCGGTACCATCGAGCAGCTGAATGTAACGCCCATCCGCAAACATCATTTCATTATCGGCAAACTGCTGCCGTTCTGGATCATCGCCCTGTTCGAGCTGGCCCTGGGGCTGGGGTTAGGGAAACTGATTTTTCACCTGCCGATGGAGGGTAGCCTGTTGTGGATATTCCTGTTCGCCGCCGTGTATCTCCTCGTGATGCTGGGTATGGGCCTACTCATTTCCACCTTTACCGACACGCAGCAGCAGGCGATGTTTATCACCTGGTTCTTTATTATCATTTTTGTGCTGATGAGTGGCCTGTTTACTCCCATAGAAAGTATGCCGGGGTGGGCGCAGCGTATCACCTGGTTCAACCCCATCACGTATTTCGTAAAAGTAATTCGCATGGTGATGCTGAAGGGCAGCGGCTGGCTAAACATATGGCCGTCACTGTTGGTGATGGGGGCTTTTGCCGTAGTGCTTAATGCCGTAGCCGTGTGGAACTATCGTAAAACAGTATAA
- a CDS encoding NUDIX domain-containing protein, which yields MEPTQNPWTILSQELKYDNKWISVTEHQVLNPAGGPGIYGVVSFKNLAIGVIALDDDMNTYLVGQYRFPLEAYSWEIPEGGGPYEEDPLISAKRELLEETGLVAHSWKPIIQMHLSNSVSDEVALVFLARNLEQHKATPEDTEDITVRKLPFEEAYQMVKEYKITDSISVAAIQKIRLMMLEGEL from the coding sequence ATGGAACCGACGCAAAACCCATGGACCATCCTCTCGCAGGAGTTGAAGTACGACAATAAATGGATCAGTGTAACAGAACACCAGGTGCTGAATCCAGCCGGCGGTCCGGGTATTTACGGGGTAGTGAGCTTTAAGAACCTCGCCATTGGCGTTATTGCCCTCGATGATGACATGAACACCTACCTGGTAGGACAATATCGTTTTCCCCTGGAAGCCTATAGCTGGGAAATTCCCGAAGGCGGCGGGCCCTACGAAGAAGATCCCCTCATCTCCGCCAAACGCGAACTGCTGGAAGAAACCGGCCTCGTCGCCCACAGCTGGAAGCCTATCATCCAAATGCACCTCTCCAATTCCGTAAGTGATGAAGTGGCGCTGGTATTTCTCGCCCGTAACCTGGAGCAGCACAAGGCCACACCAGAAGACACAGAGGACATTACTGTGCGTAAGCTGCCTTTCGAAGAAGCTTACCAGATGGTAAAGGAATACAAAATCACCGACAGCATTTCTGTAGCGGCCATCCAGAAGATACGGCTGATGATGCTGGAAGGGGAGTTGTAG
- a CDS encoding ArsR/SmtB family transcription factor — protein MDELFKGIADPVRRQMLDLLARQPLNVNQINEHFSDISRQAVSKHLSVLEDAGWIKIYQAGRERYGYLNKTAFYELKDWLQEYLDMDRASLRNDHGVFLEKTGYKKGDPLTYPVMLQAMLSKDREFDGLFYNAVKTTGIFCKPSCSANPRPDNVIFYLQRDDAEKNGFRACKRCKP, from the coding sequence ATGGATGAGTTGTTTAAAGGTATAGCAGACCCGGTACGCAGGCAAATGCTCGACCTGCTGGCTCGTCAGCCGCTGAATGTGAACCAGATCAACGAGCACTTTTCCGACATCAGCCGGCAGGCAGTGAGTAAACACCTGAGTGTACTGGAAGACGCGGGATGGATAAAGATTTACCAGGCGGGCCGGGAACGGTACGGTTATCTCAATAAAACAGCTTTTTATGAGCTGAAAGACTGGTTGCAGGAATACCTCGATATGGACCGCGCCTCGCTGCGCAACGATCATGGGGTGTTTCTTGAAAAAACAGGCTACAAAAAAGGTGATCCGCTTACGTACCCCGTGATGTTACAGGCGATGTTGAGCAAAGACCGGGAATTTGACGGCCTGTTTTACAATGCGGTAAAAACGACGGGCATCTTCTGCAAGCCTTCCTGCTCCGCCAACCCGCGGCCGGATAACGTCATTTTTTACCTGCAGCGCGACGATGCGGAAAAGAACGGATTTCGTGCCTGTAAAAGATGTAAGCCATGA
- a CDS encoding DinB family protein yields MSVNDIRVLSWHPQYKSYFESINRQWIEENFKMEAGDIAVLQHPEEHILAKGGDIIFVAVGDKIAGTVALRKQNDTTVEMTKLGVDPNFRGLGLGRLLMLEIVERARRQGYTKMVLYSNTKQAVAIQMYRNYGFIEVPVDPGVYERCNIQMEIPLAPPALKQVAAGIREAVGAAAEKMKRYNEKEVTEKRAPDKWSRKEILGHLIDSGFNNHARFIRAQQAKELETPGYQQDFWVSVQHYQDADWSVLIGLWQGINNNIARVLELIPDEPLAHVVSVGSYAPVTLQFLAEDYLAHLQHHLEQITV; encoded by the coding sequence ATGAGCGTAAATGATATCCGCGTTCTTTCCTGGCACCCGCAGTACAAATCGTACTTCGAGTCCATCAATCGTCAGTGGATAGAGGAGAATTTTAAAATGGAAGCGGGCGACATCGCCGTTTTACAACACCCTGAAGAACACATTCTTGCCAAAGGTGGCGACATCATCTTTGTAGCAGTAGGCGATAAGATTGCCGGAACAGTAGCATTAAGAAAGCAGAATGACACGACTGTAGAAATGACCAAACTCGGTGTCGATCCCAATTTTCGTGGCCTCGGACTGGGCCGCCTGCTCATGCTCGAAATCGTGGAGCGCGCTCGCCGCCAGGGTTATACGAAGATGGTATTATACTCGAACACTAAACAGGCTGTAGCGATACAGATGTACCGTAACTATGGATTTATCGAAGTGCCGGTAGATCCGGGCGTGTACGAAAGATGTAACATCCAGATGGAAATACCGTTGGCGCCGCCTGCCCTGAAACAGGTGGCCGCGGGTATTCGCGAAGCAGTAGGCGCAGCGGCCGAAAAGATGAAGCGGTACAACGAAAAGGAAGTGACGGAAAAACGTGCACCCGATAAATGGAGCCGTAAAGAAATACTGGGTCATCTGATCGACTCCGGCTTTAATAATCACGCCCGTTTCATCCGTGCGCAACAGGCGAAGGAATTGGAAACGCCTGGCTATCAGCAGGACTTTTGGGTATCGGTGCAACATTACCAGGATGCCGACTGGAGCGTGTTGATCGGTTTGTGGCAGGGCATCAATAATAATATCGCGCGGGTGCTGGAGTTAATTCCGGACGAGCCGCTGGCGCATGTAGTAAGTGTGGGCAGTTACGCCCCGGTAACGTTACAGTTCCTGGCCGAGGATTACCTCGCGCACCTGCAACATCACCTGGAACAGATAACAGTTTAA
- a CDS encoding GSCFA domain-containing protein, with protein MDFHLQFPVMPLPQPIQYDQKILMAGSCFAEEVGAMLQSGRFDVMLNPNGILFNPLSIVKSVNQYLDQRTYTEADLFQHNGAWHSYDHHSRFSGTDKEAVLAQINASQAAAAKQLKEADWLIITLGSAFGYTLKEGGQLVGNCHKMPQQQFNKKLHSAEEIITAIDNMMHRLFFANRKVKIIFTVSPVRYVRDGVVENNLSKAILLQAVHHLVNKFDRLYYFPAYELVIDDLRDYRFYKEDMVHPNAQAVQYVWEKFAGACLHQQAQATLKLVEDVSRARRHRPIIEDSEQHRQFLAGYAQKVRTLMEQHPYLDLKEELQYFSRG; from the coding sequence ATGGACTTTCACCTGCAATTCCCGGTAATGCCGTTGCCGCAGCCTATACAATACGACCAGAAAATACTCATGGCCGGTTCCTGCTTTGCAGAAGAAGTAGGGGCCATGTTGCAATCTGGCCGGTTCGATGTGATGCTCAATCCCAACGGCATCCTGTTTAACCCACTTAGTATAGTCAAGTCCGTTAACCAATACCTCGACCAGCGTACCTACACCGAAGCTGATTTGTTCCAGCACAACGGTGCCTGGCATAGTTACGATCATCACAGCCGTTTTTCAGGAACAGATAAAGAGGCCGTACTTGCACAGATCAACGCCTCACAGGCCGCTGCAGCGAAACAGTTGAAAGAGGCCGACTGGCTCATCATCACGTTGGGAAGCGCATTTGGTTATACGTTAAAAGAAGGCGGCCAGCTGGTTGGGAATTGCCACAAAATGCCCCAGCAACAGTTTAATAAAAAGCTGCATTCTGCCGAAGAGATCATCACGGCGATCGATAATATGATGCACCGCTTGTTTTTCGCCAACCGCAAAGTGAAGATCATCTTTACCGTAAGCCCTGTGCGTTATGTACGCGATGGGGTAGTGGAGAATAACCTGAGTAAGGCCATCCTGCTACAGGCCGTGCATCACCTGGTGAATAAATTCGACCGGTTATATTATTTCCCCGCTTATGAACTGGTGATTGACGACTTACGCGATTACAGGTTTTATAAGGAAGATATGGTGCATCCTAACGCACAGGCCGTGCAGTATGTGTGGGAGAAGTTTGCCGGGGCGTGTCTGCACCAGCAGGCGCAAGCCACCTTAAAGCTGGTGGAGGACGTGAGCCGGGCCCGCCGGCACCGCCCGATCATCGAAGATTCGGAGCAGCACCGGCAGTTCCTGGCCGGGTATGCACAAAAGGTGCGCACGTTAATGGAGCAGCATCCCTACCTCGATCTGAAGGAGGAGTTGCAATATTTTAGTCGTGGGTAA
- the rlmB gene encoding 23S rRNA (guanosine(2251)-2'-O)-methyltransferase RlmB: MNQRNFKPFKGGKREGGGFARKPHAPKPKQSSLIIGRQPVIEALNAGTAIERIFMLRNAGGEIMLQIRNEAMAKQVPINMVPAEKLDSLTQATHQGVIAITAKVSYLDLQDVISHVMESGETPLFLILDGITDVRNIGAIARSAVCCGAQAIIIPDKGIAALNEEAVKSSAGALERISVCRVNSLLKAVDTLHLNGIKVVASEMTAETKLYDMEWKEPLAIIMGSEDKGVYPALLKAADGIFNIPMAGGFESFNVSVAAGIIMYEAMKQRLLAAE, translated from the coding sequence ATGAACCAACGAAATTTTAAGCCTTTTAAGGGCGGAAAGAGGGAAGGTGGCGGATTTGCGCGTAAGCCGCATGCGCCCAAGCCAAAACAGTCATCGCTGATTATCGGCCGCCAGCCCGTAATTGAGGCACTTAATGCCGGTACGGCCATCGAACGCATCTTTATGCTGCGCAACGCCGGCGGCGAAATCATGCTCCAGATCCGCAACGAGGCTATGGCAAAGCAGGTGCCTATCAACATGGTGCCCGCCGAAAAGCTGGACAGCCTCACCCAGGCTACCCACCAGGGCGTAATTGCCATTACTGCCAAAGTAAGTTATCTCGATTTACAGGATGTGATCTCTCACGTGATGGAAAGTGGTGAAACGCCCCTGTTCCTCATTTTAGATGGGATTACCGACGTACGTAATATTGGTGCCATCGCCCGCAGCGCAGTGTGTTGCGGTGCCCAGGCCATCATCATTCCCGATAAAGGCATTGCCGCGCTGAACGAAGAAGCGGTAAAATCATCCGCCGGTGCGCTGGAACGTATATCGGTGTGCCGGGTAAACAGCCTGCTGAAGGCCGTTGACACCCTGCACCTGAACGGTATTAAAGTAGTAGCCAGCGAAATGACCGCCGAAACGAAGCTGTACGATATGGAATGGAAAGAGCCACTGGCCATCATCATGGGGTCGGAGGACAAAGGGGTGTATCCCGCGCTGTTGAAGGCGGCGGACGGCATCTTCAACATCCCGATGGCGGGCGGCTTCGAATCGTTTAACGTATCGGTAGCGGCCGGCATTATTATGTACGAGGCCATGAAGCAGCGGTTACTGGCTGCAGAGTAG